In the Podospora pseudocomata strain CBS 415.72m chromosome 5, whole genome shotgun sequence genome, one interval contains:
- a CDS encoding hypothetical protein (COG:Q; EggNog:ENOG503NUFV): protein MASWYLSLFIGILAFTIFKLRNVGRRPKGLPPGPPTLPLIGNLHQIPPKNAYVQFKKWAEEYGPVYSLITGTKVMIVLNTDVAIKDLLDKRSNIYSSRPEMYISSLASGGLRMLLMPYGDTWRRVRKLFHGLLHLKASNSYVPYQDLESTSMMIALLEEPDKVLHHIRRYTNSLTTQIVYGFRTPKIDDPKLLRLYHVIEEWSSITGAGAAAVLDVFPIFRSLPPFIRPLYRHALDLKERTFDLYKGHWLEAKEKVQNGTAKPCFCVGVANAQESLKFDDDFAAMVAGTALEASSDTTASTLAGFVLAMILYPEAQNKAQRVVDEVCGDRFPSIEDMENPKAQYIRACVKENLRWMPTAILGAPHAVIRDDEYMGYRIPKGAGVVYNAWAVHMDAERHPNPRVFDPDRYIHDFASSTESAQQADATKRDHFSFGAGRRICEGMHVVDRSMFLVIARLMWAFKFEKAIDEVTGQEITPDQDDLVGGFLMQPRPFRLKITPRSEKKAETVREKWGECLGLLDEGGQWRSVPEGMPFTVSEGDGKGE, encoded by the exons ATGGCGAGCTGGTACTTGTCCCTTTTCATAGGCATTCTGGCCTTTACGATCTTCAAGCTTCGCAATGTCGGCCGTCGACCGAAAGGTCTCCCTCCTGGAcctccaaccctccccctcatcggCAATTTACACCAGATCCCGCCCAAGAACGCATATGTCCAATTCAAGAAGTGGGCAGAAGAATACGGCCCAGTCTACTCGCTGATCACCGGGACGAAAGTCATGATTGTGCTCAACACCGACGTCGCCATCAaagacctcctcgacaagcgCAGCAATATCTACTCGTCCCGACCGGAGATGTACATCTCCTCCCTTGCCAGCGGCGGCCTCCGCATGTTGCTCATGCCATACGGTGATACCTGGCGGCGAGTCAGGAAGCTCTTCCATGGGTTGCTGCACCTGAAGGCGTCGAACTCGTACGTCCCCTACCAGGATCTCGAGAGCACATCCATGATGATTGCGTTGTTGGAAGAACCAGACAAGGTGCTGCATCATATTAGACGGTACACCAACTCCTTGACCACCCAGATCGTCTACGGGTTTCGAACCCCAAAGATTGATGACCCCAAGCTGCTCAGACTGTACCACGTTATCGAGGAGTGGtcatccatcaccggcgccgGGGCGGCAGCTGTCTTGGACGTCTTTCCTATTTTCCGATCCCTACCCCCTTTCATTCGCCCACTTTATCGCCATGCATTGGACCTCAAAGAGCGAACGTTTGACCTCTACAAAGGCCACTGGCTCGAGGCGAAAGAAAAGGTGCAGAATGGCACAGCCAAGCCATGTTTCTGCGTCGGTGTTGCCAACGCACAAGAAAGCCTAAAGTTTGATGATGACTTTGCTGCCATGGTTGCTGGGACGGCGCTAGAGGCAAGCTCGGATACTACTGCCTCGACGCTGGCGGGGTTTGTCCTTGCTATGATCTTGTATCCGGAGGCGCAAAACAAGGCGCAgagggtggttgatgaagttTGCGGGGATAGATTCCCCTCGATTGAGGATATGGAAAACCCAAAAGCGCAGTATATCAGGGCTTGTGTGAAGGAGAACTTGAGGTGGATGCCGACCGCGATATTGGGCGCGCCGCATGCGGTGATTAGGGATGATGAGTATATGGGGTATAGGATTCCCAaaggggcgggggtggtgtatAATGCTTG GGCTGTACATATGGACGCCGAACGACACCCTAACCCCCGCGTCTTTGATCCTGACCGGTACATCCATGACTTTGCTAGCTCGACCGAGTCAGCTCAGCAGGCTGACGCTACCAAACGGGATCATTTTAGTTttggggcggggaggagaatCTGCGAGGGGATGCACGTGGTTGACAGGTCGATGTTTCTTGTTATTGCGAGGTTGATGTGGGCGTTCAAGTTTGAGAAGGCGATTGATGAGGTGACGGGGCAGGAGATCACACCCGATCAGGATGATCTAGTCGGTGGGTTCCTGATGCAGCCCAGGCCGTTTAGGTTGAAGATCACGCCCAGGAGCGAGAAGAAAGCGGAGACGGTGAGGGAGAAGTGGGGGGAGtgtttgggtttgttggaTGAAGGGGGGCAGTGGAGGAGTGTACCGGAGGGGATGCCGTTTACTGTTTctgagggggatgggaagggggagtga
- a CDS encoding hypothetical protein (EggNog:ENOG503P3Q2; COG:S) — translation MIHFDGIAAGIHPPKPDYNKHVSEVYTEMAKFSIESDKTLIILFLCTHLRTHLTTWETYLPSWTPDFSCNIEALRYPALSRVTRSVPSRSEHLPVVSNAGVLQVHGKLVGIIHRTYSLQKWWTNLDRLIRFVGPINEPCLVELYSCLTGGQDLGEESFDWFQEAISRASVKGDGLYLDAEPGNNKINKTEVIEAITHTTTLSASRSAPHRQLYMATGLGTNSRFRLGLGSPDCREGDLVCLVAGGHAPLILRFIHDGYYEYVGDSYVPGYMEEDMEHALEGDIGIEWTRFDIL, via the coding sequence ATGATACACTTTGATGGGATTGCGGCGGGCATtcaccctcccaaaccgGATTACAACAAGCACGTGTCGGAGGTCTACACCGAAATGGCAAAGTTTTCGATTGAGAGTGACAAGACACTGATtattttgtttctttgcaCCCATCTCAGGACCCATCTCACGACGTGGGAGACATACCTCCCTTCCTGGACGCCGGACTTTTCCTGCAATATTGAAGCTCTCCGGTACCCGGCACTGAGTCGGGTAACGAGAAGTGTGCCATCTCGAAGCGAGCATCTACCGGTTGTATCAAACGCGGGGGTGCTGCAAGTTCACGGCAAGTTGGTTGGCATAATTCACAGGACATATAGCCTGCAGAAGTGGTGGACGAACCTCGACAGACTTATACGATTTGTCGGCCCTATCAATGAGCCATGTCTGGTCGAGTTGTACAGCTGCCTCACAGGTGGCCAGGACCTTGGTGAGGAGTCGTTTGACTGGTTCCAGGAAGCCATCAGTCGTGCTTCTGTCAAGGGGGATGGGCTTTATCTCGACGCCGAGCCCGGGAACAATAAGATTAACAAGACTGAGGTCATTGAGGCCATCACGCACACCACCACTCTGAGTGCTAGCAGAAGTGCACCGCACCGCCAGCTCTACATGGCAACCGGGCTGGGTACCAATTCCAGGTTCCGACTCGGACTGGGTTCGCCTGACTGCAGGGAGGGCGATCTTGTTTGCTTGGTTGCAGGAGGTCACGCTCCACTAATCCTGAGATTTATTCACGATGGTTACTATGAGTATGTTGGTGACTCGTATGTGCCTGGCTATATGGAAGAGGATATGGAACACGCACTGGAGGGGGATATCGGGATAGAATGGACAAGATTTGACATTCTCTAG
- a CDS encoding hypothetical protein (EggNog:ENOG503P7JP; COG:S): MPPPHLEYQSIDHSIAQIRVLTIHPGSSDDPILCSLTRHSLQHENDYEALSYTWGDPTRNYLISIGAASLPVTKSAHDALRHLRLKDRDRRVWIDAICINQDDNTERNHQVEYMGQIFKGASRVLAWLGPAGPGTDEAFELIRAVSARSPMKPALDEVICPEKAPLIGCGNQWEDWETWAAASPLAMGEELEDVLNPKSSILGRQTLKAYTKAFEMFSGIDYLRQQSYELQHHYSGHGITNLNEVLTVSINTECSDL, encoded by the exons ATGCCACCTCCACATCTTGAATACCAATCCATCGATCACTCGATCGCCCAAATCCGCGTCTTGACGATCCACCCAGGCTCGTCCGACGATCCAATCTTATGCTCCCTCACCCGCCACAGCCTGCAACATGAAAACGACTACGAAGCCCTCTCCTACACTTGGGGGGATCCAACCCGCAATTACTTGATTTCCATCGGCGCGGCCTCTCTGCCCGTCACCAAGTCAGCTCATGATGCTCTTCGCCACCTCAGACTCAAAGATCGGGACCGCCGGGTCTGGATTGACGCCATCTGCATCAACCAAGACGACAATACAGAGAGGAATCACCAGGTCGAGTACATGGGACAAATTTTTAAGGGCGCATCCCGTGTTCTTGCATGGCTGGGCCCAGCTGGTCCTGGGACCGACGAGGCCTTTGAGCTCATTAGAGCTGTTTCTGCGAGGTCCCCCATGAAGCCGGCTCTGGAC GAGGTCATTTGCCCAGAAAAAGCGCCTCTTATCGGATGTGGGAACCAGTGGGAAGACTGGGAGACATGGGCTGCTGCCAGCCCTCTGGCTatgggggaggagcttgaagacGTCTTGAACCCAAAGTCGAGCATATTGGGGCGTCAAACTTTGAAGGCATACACCAAGGCTTTCGAAATGTTCTCGGGGATCGACTATCTGCGACAGCAGTCTTATGAGCTCCAACACCACTACAGTGGCCatggcatcaccaacctAAACGAGGTCCTCACCGTGAGCATCAATACGGAATGTTCCGACCTTTGA
- a CDS encoding hypothetical protein (EggNog:ENOG503PAUG; COG:S) — translation MHGKPTHPLKVVIPPSILPEAVFHPDHEQIDRHVMTYLVSTWEWPSEKHKQAFISWKLSEVVLFMFPTGEAERVKLACELLLLGFLMDDYFDKNTLSTNASTVSSLHSLLTSPEMTVPVTTIDSMHAGLFAKFLTYPNSAPILEAYLAMLDCHCVPSRGPSSLSSLKEYLVFRETDVGMPICVELLYWTDPALAGITADEKRMLRPLEKLANYHVSILNDVFSFEREWQAAEMNGEEGGALVNGVAVLAGEVGIGVEAARGLCVRLVRAWEGEFVRLKGEMLVEGRLWRAVEGIERRMSGAEAFSWRTGRYL, via the exons ATGCACGGCAAACCGACCCACCCCCTAAAGGTGGTCATCCCCCCTTCTATTCTGCCAGAAGCAGTCTTCCACCCAGACCACGAGCAAATCGACCGTCATGTCATGACATACCTCGTCAGCACATGGGAATGGCCGTCGGAAAAACACAAACAGGCGTTCATCAGTTGGAAGCTGAGCGAAGTCGTGCTGTTTATGTTTCCCacgggggaggcggagcGTGTGAAGCTCGCGTGTGAGCTTTTACTCTTAGGCTTCCTCATGGATG ACTACTTTGACAAaaacaccctctccaccaacgccaGCACCGTCTCCTCTCTTCACTCCCTTTTGACCTCCCCCGAGATGACTGTTCCGGTGACAACAATCGACAGCATGCACGCGGGTTTGTTTGCCAAGTTCTTGACGTACCCCAACTCGGCGCCTATACTTGAAGCGTATTTGGCTATGCTTGACTGCCACTGTGTTCCCTCACGCGGACCATCCTCACTCTCTTCTCTAAAAGAATATCTAGTGTTTAGGGAGACTGACGTTGGGATGCCGATTTGTGTTGAGTTACTCTACTGGACAGACCCCGCTCTGGCAGGTATTACGGCTGATGAGAAAAGGATGTTGAGACCGTTGGAAAAACTGGCGAATTATCACGTCAGTATATTGAATGATGTTTTTAGTTTTGAGAGAGAATGGCAAGCGGCGGAGATgaatggagaggagggaggggcgTTGGTGAATGGGGTTGCGGTtttggcgggggaggtgggtattggggttgaggcggcgagggggttgtgtgTTAGGCTTGTGagggcttgggagggggagtttgtgaggttgaagggggagatgcTGGTcgaggggaggttgtggagggcaGTGGAGGGGattgagaggaggatgagtgGTGCGGAGGCTTTTTCTtggaggacggggaggtaTTTGTGA